In the Gossypium arboreum isolate Shixiya-1 chromosome 10, ASM2569848v2, whole genome shotgun sequence genome, one interval contains:
- the LOC108466286 gene encoding calmodulin binding protein PICBP has product MNTSHLGNQNPPFEDGSKKVTNKLEIGIQADHHIDGKNKGTDLKKKMKKCRSIKLSDIKEGLRSSSPLVSRKTVSQPVKPSPPPHSNSRSIIKGASNGSPNYMKSTSSSEAKKETAASSQVSSRRKSSASGLTRTSSLKLTKTPSFKPVRASAKRCSKVALRSDMNVQKATCSSTLKDSKFPAYLMLNPGGTEYEGTSIVKVCSYTYCSLNGHHHAPLPPLKCFLKAKRRSMKVQRSMKVEALSPRKACGDGTEELNFSMDFFVETYGKSKGEDSSECGNETAPEPETVSRGSLNAEIDFGENVEHGSEVVSQVDTNENEEFRGISAKEESSPWSFNDGDKQEGVSSSYDDTMFEVIDMEWDKWPFSASQSGDEACSAIESDTSIEDSSETVRNDMTEEGVTDDNECTNDIDTCSQVSETLCSDQVLATTTDEEHGEPTSGKEEILENGVPATINEVSEVDSTFEVPSSEIRDKTGNVDVAGLLVEANDSINQTLEEHEDAADEDTRHKPRSKAIANEELPEKHTTKWTIGHGRHDENNDELKTFNPREPNFLSVVPETDKEKVDLRHQMMEERRNAEEWMLDHALQQTVTKLGPAKKKKVALLVEAFETVLPLPITKCETHLRHHTSTGFAHSHGRTIQACN; this is encoded by the exons ATGAATACATCTCATTTG GGGAACCAAAACCCACCCTTTGAAGATGGTTCAAAAAAGGTGACCAACAAGCTTGAAATTGGTATCCAAGCTGATCATCATATTGATGGCAAGAACAAAGGGACTGATTTgaagaaaaaaatgaagaagTGTAGATCAATCAAGTTATCAGATATTAAGGAGGGCCTAAGATCATCATCACCTTTGGTTTCAAGGAAAACTGTTTCTCAGCCTGTTAAACCATCACCACCACCTCACAGCAACAGCAGGTCTATCATCAAAGGAGCTAGCAATGGATCACCAAACTACATGAAGTCCACCAGCAGTTCAGAGGCTAAAAAAGAGACCGCCGCCAGCAGTCAGGTGAGTTCTCGTAGGAAAAGTTCGGCTTCCGGTTTAACAAGAACGTCTAGTTTGAAGTTAACAAAAACTCCTAGTTTCAAACCTGTTAGAGCTTCCGCCAAAAGGTGTTCCAAGGTTGCTTTGCGTTCAGATATGAATGTACAGAAAGCTACATGTTCTTCAACTTTAAAGGATTCGAAGTTTCCAGCTTATCTTATGCTTAATCCTGGTGGAACCGAGTATGAAGGAACTTCAATTGTGAAGGTTTGTTCATATACTTATTGTTCACTCAATGGTCATCATCATGCTCCTTTGCCTCCATTGAAATGTTTCTTGAAAGCAAAAAGACGTTCAATGAAAGTACAAAGAAGCATGAAGGTGGAAGCTTTGAGCCCAAGAAAGGCTTGTGGTGATGGAACAGAGGAATTGAACTTCTCCATGGACTTTTTTGTTGAAACATATGGCAAAAGCAAAGGTGAGGATAGTTCTGAATGTGGCAATGAAACAGCTCCAGAGCCTGAAACTGTGTCACGAGGTTCACTAAACGCTGAGATTGATTTTGGTGAAAATGTTGAACATGGCAGTGAAGTTGTTTCGCAAGTAGATACCAACGAGAACGAAGAGTTTCGAGGGATTTCGGCTAAAGAAGAATCCTCACCATGGAGTTTTAATGATGGGGACAAGCAGGAAGGTGTTTCGAGCTCTTATGACGATACCATGTTTGAAGTTATTGATATGGAGTGGGATAAATGGCCATTTTCTGCTTCACAGTCCGGCGATGAAGCCTGTTCTGCAATAGAATCTGATACGAGCATCGAGGATTCATCGGAAACCGTTAGGAATGACATGACAGAGGAGGGTGTGACCGACGATAATGAATGTACAAACGACATTGATACATGTAGCCAGGTATCTGAAACCTTATGTTCTGACCAAGTTTTGGCTACTACCACGGATGAAGAACATGGGGAACCAACATCAGGCAAGGAGGAAATTTTGGAGAATGGAGTTCCTGCAACAATTAACGAGGTTTCTGAAGTAGATTCTACATTTGAAGTTCCAAGTAGCGAAATTCGAGACAAAACCGGGAACGTAGATGTTGCCGGATTGTTGGTTGAAGCTAATGATTCTATTAATCAGACCCTAGAGGAACATGAAGATGCTGCAGATGAAGACACTAGGCACAAGCCAAGAAGCAAAGCTATTGCAAATGAAGAACTTCCCGAAAAGCACACCACGAAATGGACGATTGGACATGGAAGACACGACGAGAACAACGACGAGTTGAAGACATTCAACCCGAGAGAACCGAATTTCCTATCTGTTGTTCCAGAGACAGATAAAGAAAAAGTTGATCTAAGGCATCAAATGATGGAAGAAAGGAGAAATGCAGAGGAATGGATGTTAGATCATGCACTTCAACAAACAGTAACGAAGCTTGGACCAGCTAAAAAAAAGAAAGTGGCATTACTTGTTGAAGCTTTTGAAACAGTCTTACCATTGCCTATAACTAAATGTGAAACTCATTTAAGGCATCATACTTCAACAGGATTTGCTCATAGCCATGGTAGAACCATTCAAGCTTGTAACTGA
- the LOC108461326 gene encoding uncharacterized protein LOC108461326 isoform X2, translated as MAALQHSWLSSLKTTALFSSTNQHKSSLFKVPFSQNWSQSSDEASNPESPNSEEAAPVDPVKLAFEKAKAYKKTKVNPDGDSSPASVKVAKEKTSEYKENGSESIIASVKKTGSEGTSQQRKIMEKKVQKPEKLSISSIDFVGLEFADKKKSRGLPPGLVPISDPFPEGDLPDVEILVGDTSQFGEATMPETKPSTEEEDSEFYKPKVSTWGVFPRPGNISKTFGGGRTIRPGEVLETEQDREAKNERTRQFLAAYKKKVGLNVDPKLRSECEKALEDGDSLMSSGKLKEALTYYERVMEKMPFQSELHGVAALQWSICQDSLSRMRLELCMRSCSLIQIPK; from the exons ATGGCTGCTCTTCAACATTCATGGCTTTCATCTCTCAAAACCACtgctcttttctcttccacaaacCAACACAAGAGTTCTCTTTTCAAGGTTCCATTTTCTCAGAATTGGAGCCAATCTAGTGATGAAGCTTCAAACCCTGAGTCACCTAACTCGGAAGAAGCTGCTCCTGTTGACCCTGTGAAGCTTGCTTTTGAAAAGGCTAAAGCTTATAAGAAAACCAAAGTGAACCCGGATGGGGATTCGAGTCCAGCTTCAGTTAAGGTTGCAAAGGAGAAGACAAGCGAGTACAAGGAGAATGGAAGTGAGAGCATAATTGCTTCTG TGAAGAAAACTGGGAGTGAGGGTACCTCACAGCAAAGGAAGATTATGGAAAAGAAGGTTCAGAAGCCGGAAAAGTTGTCGATTTCGAGCATTGATTTTGTAGGGCTCGAGTTTGCTGATAAGAAAAAGAGCAGAGGGCTACCACCTGGATTGGTTCCAATTTCAGATCCTTTTCCAGAAGGTGATTTGCCTGATGTTGAGATTCTTGTTGGGGACACAAGCCAATTTGGGGAGGCTACAATGCCTGAGACGAAGCCAAGCACGGAAGAAGAAGATTCGGAGTTTTACAAGCCGAAGGTATCAACATGGGGAGTCTTTCCTAGGCCCGGCAACATCTCGAAGACG TTCGGTGGTGGAAGGACTATTCGACCCGGGGAAGTGCTCGAGACAGAACAAGATCGAGAAGCTAAAAACGAGCGCACAAGGCAATTTCTTGCTGCATACAAGAAGAAAGTTGGGTTAAATGTTGACCCAAAGCTAAGATCTGAATGTGAGAAG GCATTGGAGGATGGCGACTCGTTGATGAGTTCTGGGAAGCTTAAGGAAGCTTTAACGTACTACGAAAGAGTAATGGAGAAGATGCCGTTTCAG AGTGAACTTCATGGAGTAGCTGCTTTGCAGTGGTCTATATGTCAAGATTCACTTA GCCGAATGAGGCTCGAGTTATGTATGAGAAGCTGCAGTCTCATCCAAATCCCAAAGTAA
- the LOC108461326 gene encoding uncharacterized protein LOC108461326 isoform X1 — translation MAALQHSWLSSLKTTALFSSTNQHKSSLFKVPFSQNWSQSSDEASNPESPNSEEAAPVDPVKLAFEKAKAYKKTKVNPDGDSSPASVKVAKEKTSEYKENGSESIIASVKKTGSEGTSQQRKIMEKKVQKPEKLSISSIDFVGLEFADKKKSRGLPPGLVPISDPFPEGDLPDVEILVGDTSQFGEATMPETKPSTEEEDSEFYKPKVSTWGVFPRPGNISKTFGGGRTIRPGEVLETEQDREAKNERTRQFLAAYKKKVGLNVDPKLRSECEKALEDGDSLMSSGKLKEALTYYERVMEKMPFQSELHGVAALQWSICQDSLSRPNEARVMYEKLQSHPNPKVSKKASQFMYSFKAMEMMKVTGSNFSLKNTGYQNYFEAFIEDKANYTANGSEFTEGALNQVLPYMILLVSPIVAVLVIAVQKGYTN, via the exons ATGGCTGCTCTTCAACATTCATGGCTTTCATCTCTCAAAACCACtgctcttttctcttccacaaacCAACACAAGAGTTCTCTTTTCAAGGTTCCATTTTCTCAGAATTGGAGCCAATCTAGTGATGAAGCTTCAAACCCTGAGTCACCTAACTCGGAAGAAGCTGCTCCTGTTGACCCTGTGAAGCTTGCTTTTGAAAAGGCTAAAGCTTATAAGAAAACCAAAGTGAACCCGGATGGGGATTCGAGTCCAGCTTCAGTTAAGGTTGCAAAGGAGAAGACAAGCGAGTACAAGGAGAATGGAAGTGAGAGCATAATTGCTTCTG TGAAGAAAACTGGGAGTGAGGGTACCTCACAGCAAAGGAAGATTATGGAAAAGAAGGTTCAGAAGCCGGAAAAGTTGTCGATTTCGAGCATTGATTTTGTAGGGCTCGAGTTTGCTGATAAGAAAAAGAGCAGAGGGCTACCACCTGGATTGGTTCCAATTTCAGATCCTTTTCCAGAAGGTGATTTGCCTGATGTTGAGATTCTTGTTGGGGACACAAGCCAATTTGGGGAGGCTACAATGCCTGAGACGAAGCCAAGCACGGAAGAAGAAGATTCGGAGTTTTACAAGCCGAAGGTATCAACATGGGGAGTCTTTCCTAGGCCCGGCAACATCTCGAAGACG TTCGGTGGTGGAAGGACTATTCGACCCGGGGAAGTGCTCGAGACAGAACAAGATCGAGAAGCTAAAAACGAGCGCACAAGGCAATTTCTTGCTGCATACAAGAAGAAAGTTGGGTTAAATGTTGACCCAAAGCTAAGATCTGAATGTGAGAAG GCATTGGAGGATGGCGACTCGTTGATGAGTTCTGGGAAGCTTAAGGAAGCTTTAACGTACTACGAAAGAGTAATGGAGAAGATGCCGTTTCAG AGTGAACTTCATGGAGTAGCTGCTTTGCAGTGGTCTATATGTCAAGATTCACTTAGTAG GCCGAATGAGGCTCGAGTTATGTATGAGAAGCTGCAGTCTCATCCAAATCCCAAAGTAAGCAAGAAAGCAAGCCAGTTTATGTACAGTTTCAAG GCCATGGAAATGATGAAGGTAACAGGCTCAAACTTTTCACTAAAGAACACAGGGTACCAAAATTACTTTGAGGCATTTATTGAAGACAAAGCCAATTACACTGCAAATGGGTCTGAATTCACAGAAGGTGCATTGAATCAAGTCCTACCATATATGATTTTACTTGTTTCTCCCATTGTTGCTGTATTGGTCATTGCTGTACAGAAAGGGTATACAAATTAG
- the LOC108466287 gene encoding protein trichome birefringence-like 39 has translation MGFSRTKSSYSLIALSFLTISFLCLENANGCCNEYKGKWVYDSSYPLYDSSACPFIHKEFNCLKYGRPDHLYLKYRWQPSKCNLPRFDGTHLLRRLKGKKIMFIGDSISINQWQSLLCMLHAAVPATSGIITQDFHNHSVSTVTFKHYKVSVMLFRSLYLVDVDKETIGRVLKLNSVRNGNLWKEIDVLIFNTWHWWHRRGLKQQWDYVQFDGKIRKDIDRTVAFRTALRTWAKWVDSDVDTNRTKVIFQGISPSHYNGIDWNESGVRNCSKQTTPSKGSSYPTGLPLAEYVVKEVIRNIKKPVHLLDITMLSQLRKDAHPSTYNDFNGMDCTHWCVAGLPDTWNLLLYAALIK, from the exons ATGGGGTTTTCAAGGACAAAAAGTTCATACTCTCTTATTGCTCTTAGCTTTCTCACCATTTCCTTTCTATGTTTAGAAAATGCCAATGGTTGTTGCAATGAATACAAAGGTAAGTGGGTGTATGACAGCTCCTATCCTCTCTACGATTCATCAGCCTGTCCATTCATCCACAAGGAGTTTAATTGCCTCAAGTATGGCCGCCCTGATCATCTTTACCTTAAATATAGATGGCAACCAAGCAAGTGTAATTTGCCAAG GTTTGATGGGACGCATTTGTTGAGGAGATTAAAGGGCAAGAAGATAATGTTTATTGGGGACTCCATAAGTATAAACCAATGGCAATCTCTGTTATGCATGCTTCACGCTGCAGTGCCTGCTACATCTGGTATAATCACACAAGACTTCCATAATCACTCTGTTTCCACTGTTACTTTCAAG CATTATAAGGTATCCGTGATGCTATTTCGTTCGTTGTACTTAGTAGACGTTGATAAGGAAACAATTGGCAGAGTTCTGAAATTGAATTCTGTAAGGAATGGAAATCTATGGAAAGAAATTGATGTTTTGATATTCAACACTTGGCATTGGTGGCACCGTAGAGGACTAAAGCAACA ATGGGATTATGTGCAATTTGATGGAAAGATTCGTAAGGACATTGATCGCACGGTTGCTTTTCGTACAGCATTGAGAACATGGGCTAAATGGGTTGATTCAGATGTGGATACCAATAGAACTAAAGTTATATTTCAAGGAATTTCCCCTTCTCACTACAA TGGCATAGATTGGAATGAGTCAGGAGTAAGGAAttgttcaaagcaaacaacacCATCTAAGGGATCGAGTTATCCAACCGGTTTGCCTCTGGCAGAGTACGTAGTTAAAGAGGTCATAAGGAACATCAAGAAACCTGTTCATTTGCTTGATATTACAATGCTCTCTCAATTAAGAAAAGATGCACATCCTAGTACTTACAATGACTTCAACGGCATGGATTGCACCCACTGGTGCGTTGCCGGCCTCCCCGATACATGGAATCTACTTCTGTATGCAGCTCTCATCA
- the LOC108464827 gene encoding polyprenol reductase 2-like isoform X2: MDLHGILMEAFTSLSVNTIKTGLIWLLRVAWIAGTLPILIASLPFPILNSFRALLLSFAKRGKIMPSSSHRFTVPHSFFLHFYLLAVVWTTSLLTCTWYFAYKVAPLGTESLSYPFAASHLTGGSHVFSIHKSRFTSAEDRFNVWKSVFLLLLMEAHVLRRLYETFNVFNYSSSARMHIFGYLTGIYFYTAAPLSLCTFCVLEAFNFAADQVAEFKVEGQELVSITGFDLWGYVKPITRLGWCQWAGAAIFAWGWFHQYCCHAILGSLRERGDRTADYVIPHEDWFEIVSSPHYLAEMIIYAGLLVASGGTDFTIWLLLGFVVANLSFAAAETHQWYLRKFEDYPHNRWAILPFVY, translated from the exons ATGGATTTGCATGGAATTTTGATGGAAGCTTTTACTTCACTGTCAGTGAACACCATTAAAACAGGCCTTATCTGGCTTCTAAGAGTGGCATGGATAGCTGGAACACTTCCTATCCTCATAGCTTCACTCCCTTTTCCAATTCTCAATTCATTTCGTGCCCTTTTACTAAGCTTTGCCAAGAGAGGCAAGATTATGCCATCTTCATCCCAT AGGTTCACAGTTCCACATAGTTTCTTTCTGCACTTCTATTTGTTGGCTGTGGTTTGGACAACATCCTTGTTAACGTGTACCTGGTACTTTGCATACAAAGTTGCACCCTTGGGTACTGAATCTTTGAGTTATCCTTTTGCTGCTAGTCACTTGACAGGAGGGTCACATGTTTTTTCCATACACAAGTCTCGTTTTACCTCAGCCGAAGACAGATTCAATGTTTGGAAGTCTGTGTTCTTGTTGTTGTTGATGGAAGCTCATGTCTTGAGGCGACTTTATGAGACCTTTAACGTTTTTAACTATAGCTCTTCAGCTCGAATGCACATTTTTGGATACTTAACTGGTATCTA TTTTTATACAGCAGCACCTCTGTCACTCTGTACATTTTGTGTACTAGAGGCTTTTAATTTTGCAGCTGATCAAGTAGCTGAATTTAAAGTTGAAGGCCAAGAACTGGTATCAATTACGGGTTTTGATTTGTGGGGATATGTGAAACCTATAACAAGGCTTGGATGGTGCCAATGGGCTGGTGCTGCTATATTTGCTTGGGGGTGGTTCCATCAATATTGTTGTCATGCAATTCTT GGTTCACTTAGAGAACGCGGAGATCGAACTGCTGATTATGTGATTCCTCATGAAGATTGGTTTGAAATTGTCTCAAGTCCACACTATTTAGCTGAGATG ATAATATATGCTGGTCTATTGGTTGCGAGTGGAGGAACTGACTTTACCATATGGCTACTTCTTGGATTTGTG GTGGCTAATCTTTCATTTGCCGCAGCAGAAACTCACCAGTGGTACCTCCGGAAGTTCGAGGACTATCCACATAATCGGTGGGCCATTCTTCCATTTGTTTATTAG
- the LOC108464827 gene encoding polyprenol reductase 2-like isoform X1 has translation MDLHGILMEAFTSLSVNTIKTGLIWLLRVAWIAGTLPILIASLPFPILNSFRALLLSFAKRGKIMPSSSHRFTVPHSFFLHFYLLAVVWTTSLLTCTWYFAYKVAPLGTESLSYPFAASHLTGGSHVFSIHKSRFTSAEDRFNVWKSVFLLLLMEAHVLRRLYETFNVFNYSSSARMHIFGYLTGIYFYTAAPLSLCTFCVLEAFNFAADQVAEFKVEGQELVSITGFDLWGYVKPITRLGWCQWAGAAIFAWGWFHQYCCHAILGSLRERGDRTADYVIPHEDWFEIVSSPHYLAEMIIYAGLLVASGGTDFTIWLLLGFVVANLSFAAAETHQWYLRKFEDYPHNREQENMGSFYRGMEGELSCCCSCEEAAKTHRYTDILVL, from the exons ATGGATTTGCATGGAATTTTGATGGAAGCTTTTACTTCACTGTCAGTGAACACCATTAAAACAGGCCTTATCTGGCTTCTAAGAGTGGCATGGATAGCTGGAACACTTCCTATCCTCATAGCTTCACTCCCTTTTCCAATTCTCAATTCATTTCGTGCCCTTTTACTAAGCTTTGCCAAGAGAGGCAAGATTATGCCATCTTCATCCCAT AGGTTCACAGTTCCACATAGTTTCTTTCTGCACTTCTATTTGTTGGCTGTGGTTTGGACAACATCCTTGTTAACGTGTACCTGGTACTTTGCATACAAAGTTGCACCCTTGGGTACTGAATCTTTGAGTTATCCTTTTGCTGCTAGTCACTTGACAGGAGGGTCACATGTTTTTTCCATACACAAGTCTCGTTTTACCTCAGCCGAAGACAGATTCAATGTTTGGAAGTCTGTGTTCTTGTTGTTGTTGATGGAAGCTCATGTCTTGAGGCGACTTTATGAGACCTTTAACGTTTTTAACTATAGCTCTTCAGCTCGAATGCACATTTTTGGATACTTAACTGGTATCTA TTTTTATACAGCAGCACCTCTGTCACTCTGTACATTTTGTGTACTAGAGGCTTTTAATTTTGCAGCTGATCAAGTAGCTGAATTTAAAGTTGAAGGCCAAGAACTGGTATCAATTACGGGTTTTGATTTGTGGGGATATGTGAAACCTATAACAAGGCTTGGATGGTGCCAATGGGCTGGTGCTGCTATATTTGCTTGGGGGTGGTTCCATCAATATTGTTGTCATGCAATTCTT GGTTCACTTAGAGAACGCGGAGATCGAACTGCTGATTATGTGATTCCTCATGAAGATTGGTTTGAAATTGTCTCAAGTCCACACTATTTAGCTGAGATG ATAATATATGCTGGTCTATTGGTTGCGAGTGGAGGAACTGACTTTACCATATGGCTACTTCTTGGATTTGTG GTGGCTAATCTTTCATTTGCCGCAGCAGAAACTCACCAGTGGTACCTCCGGAAGTTCGAGGACTATCCACATAATCG GGAACAAGAAAACATGGGAAGTTTTTACAGGGGAATGGAGGGGGAGCTGTCTTGTTGTTGCTCTTGCGAAGAAGCAGCAAAAACACACAGATACACTGACATCCTTGTCTTATAA